The genome window TGCAAGTCATTGATTTACATGACAATTATCATGCTGCGCAAAATACAGGCATAGCAGCTTATCGACAGTAGTCAATATCAATAAATTAATAGTTACAGAGTTCTGCACATTTACTGTGGACAAGATTGTGCGCAAAGCCGAGGAATTCAATTAAGCCATTGATTTTAAAGGTTATTAAGTCAATGCGCAAAAAAGTGGCAGGCAGAGCTAAACAAGTGGCATTGCAAGCGTCAAAGTTCTGCACACAATCTGTGGACAAGATTGTGCGCAAGCGCAAGAATAGACGCCAAGTACCTTGATTTATATCGTTTTTATTTCCCTGCATAAAAAAATAGCAGGGCGTGAAAAACAGAGGTTTTCATGCCAAAAACCATCGTCAAACAATACTTTTCCACCGAGAATGCAGTTCCACACATAAAGTGTGGATAAGATTGTGAGCAAGCCGATTGACTCCATGCAAGACCCTTGATTTAAAAGGAGTTTTTTTCAATGCTTAAAAATAAGGCAGCGATGCTGCCTGTGCATGCAGTGGAAAACCCGGACAAACCACGAAACGGTTTATGCAGTTTTGCACACATTCTGTGGATAAGATTGTGAGCAAGGCGTACACCTGGATGCTACACCCTTGATTTATATGGTTATTTTTATGCTGCGCAAAATTCAGGCAAGCCATGCCATGGCCGTTTCAGTGGATCATTCTCGCGCCGGCTCCGAGTTCTGCACATTTTTTGTGGATAAGATTGTGCGCAAGGCCATGCATGCGATACTAAGCGCTTGATTCCTATGTACTTTATTTCCGTGCGCAAAAATGTGGCAAGGCATTTTCCTTTGCCGAAAGGGGCCTGTCCGGCAACAATTGTCCAAGGCAAAAAGTTCCGCACACTTTCTGTGGATAACTTTGTGCGTAAGTGGCAGGGGCTGCACTGATGTGCTTGATATTAAAGGTTTTTTTCCCTGTGCACGCAAATCAGGCATACGGGAATTCTGCATGAAATCAAATACTTAGAAATAGAACTTGTTGTTTTGCGCGATATATGACATAAGCATGACCTCGCCGATAATATGTGGACAGCTTGCTTCTTCCCCCCTGCCTGATGATGAACGACTCCCCGACTGACAGCGGCTTTGCCGCCCCGCCCGTGCTGACCGTCAGCGCACTGAACCAGGCCGTCGCGCGCCTGCTCGAACGCTCGTTTCCCCTGACCTGGATCGCCGGCGAGATTTCCAACTTCACGCGCGCCGCCTCCGGCCACTGGTACTTCACCCTCAAGGATGACGGCGCCCAGGTGCGCGCCGTGATGTTCCGCGGCCGTGCCCAGTTTGCCGGCTTCACGCCGCGCGAAGGCGACAAGGTCGAGGTGCGCGCCCTCGTCACCCTGTACGGCGCGCGCGGCGATTACCAGATCAATGTGGAAGCCATCCGCCGCGCCGGCGTGGGCGCCCTGTATGAAGCGTTCCAGCGCCTGAAAGAAAAACTGGCGGCGCAGGGCCTGTTCGACCAGGAACGCAAGCGCGCCATTCCCATGTTCGCGCGCAGCATCGGCATCGTCACCAGCCCGCAGGCGGCCGCCCTGCGCGACGTCCTGATCGCGCTCAAGCGCCGCGCCCCGCACGTCCACATCATCCTGTATCCGACGCCCGTGCAGGGCCAGCAAGCTCCGGAAAAAATCGCGCATGCCATCCACACGGCATCCACAAGGGCCGAGTGCGACGTGCTGCTGGTGTGCCGTGGCGGCGGCAGCATCGAGGATTTATGGTCATTCAACGATGAAGGCGTGGCGCACGCGAT of Janthinobacterium sp. PAMC25594 contains these proteins:
- the xseA gene encoding exodeoxyribonuclease VII large subunit → MMNDSPTDSGFAAPPVLTVSALNQAVARLLERSFPLTWIAGEISNFTRAASGHWYFTLKDDGAQVRAVMFRGRAQFAGFTPREGDKVEVRALVTLYGARGDYQINVEAIRRAGVGALYEAFQRLKEKLAAQGLFDQERKRAIPMFARSIGIVTSPQAAALRDVLIALKRRAPHVHIILYPTPVQGQQAPEKIAHAIHTASTRAECDVLLVCRGGGSIEDLWSFNDEGVAHAIADCSMPVISGVGHETDFTIADFAADLRAATPTAAAELAATPRADWLASLRADATDLRRAMRRRLDDAAQTLDRHSRRLLNPKAQLQQQRLQLLALSTAMTHAARAPVSQSQYALERLRNRWAALRPDVTAPRARLVEMQRRGGAAMAQLVTQRRHRLDGLAAQLELLNPQRTLERGYAILRDEKGNIVRSPAQLQARQNVNVRLAEGSAQIGIASVQATLE